The nucleotide window AACTGCCGGAGCATCGGCAAACAGCACTGGATAGCAATTTGATGCTTTGTTTGCGGCGATGATGCTCCGTTGACGCTCCGCCGCCTATGCGTTACCGGGTGTGGGAGTTATGGCTTGGAATTACAGTTGGACATTGAATAATAATAATTGCAGTTTAAAGGTTAAGTTTCCATTTCCTACCTGCTTCAGATCGGGGCTTGATCACAAGCTGTCAGTGATTAACAAAGCACTAGTATTGTTCCACATCTTCTGGCCCCACCAAGTTCTTCGGCAAAGCGGTTAGCTGGATGAAGACCATGGATCCCGTGAATGAACATAGAATCAAATATATTGAAAAGAAATTTCAAGTCTTATTCAAATTACGTTGCCTGTCAAAGTGAAGCCGGTGTCGAAACCTTTCCGATGGAGctcccaacccaacccaTGCTCTCATGTCTTTTAATTGGCTTTGCAGTGCTTTCTCCTCAAGCCGCAGTCTTCTGGTCCATGTTGTCTTGGCTCACAGGGTACTCCGATGAGTGGCCAAAGTCGAGGGATGCGCTGGTAATGGGGACGGCGGTGTCGTCAGCTCTTAGTGCTCGGAATCACAGTGATAGGCGGTGCCGCCCGGGCAAGATTCGCCGTGGGAGTGACAAAGAGCGCTGTTGGGGACGACGGTAGAGGCGCAGCAGAACTCGCAGACGTCGATGGGAGCGCCGCAGTTGGAAGGAGGCACGCAGGCTCGCGCCTCCAGAGACGACGTGAGGAGGGAGGGCATGGCTGTGGCCAAAGGTAGGACGGCGATGAGAATCTTGAGGGAAACCATTTTATCGGAGGCTTGTTTTTAGGTAGATGTTGTGATTTTGGTTGATTGTGTTGTGATCAGGCGTCAAACGAGAGGAGATCGCAGCCgctatatatataaattaacCAGTACGCAAAGCCAGGACAAAGCCGTGATGGAGGACAGCTTCTCTCAAAAGGCTTAGCTCAAATGCGAGCTTTGGTCTATGAAGCCATCTCGCGCTCCTTCATCCCTTGATGATCTCTAAGCGATACAACGCTCTTCACTCTTCTCCTTCGAGACTCGGCAGCGTGGCTTTACCACAAGTCTCAATGGTGATGAGACGCGGGAGAGAGACTCGATGCAACATAGGTCAATCCGCTTTTCTAGCATAAGCTTATTTGCTTCTAGACAAAAATGCCCAGGGCCTCTGAACGGCCTTGCTGACCCCCGCCTTAAAGCTGTGTCTACCTTCCTGAAAGCGTTCGCCTGCAACAACGTCTCGATACATTTTTAGGGTGAGCTGACGTCTGAAGGCCATAAAGGTTCTCACACCACTAACCAGGCAACTGTTCCCTTACAAAACGGCTTCAATCCCTTCCAGATGTTTCCGAGCAGGATCAACAAGACCACTCGGCCCCCTTGGTTTCCAAATGCAACCCGTCATATTGATGGAGACCTTGATGAGCTCGGTCCATGTGTCCACATCTGGACTATCGAGCTTGTGATAACCTCAACTCTTGAGCTCCCGCCACCTTGGCGCAGGCCGGGTCGCATCAGGTTGGACGCCCACTAGATGTATAGGCTTCACACTGTTGGACTGATGTCTCCAAAACCGCGCAAAACCACcagataggtaggtaagcCATCTGGTCTTGGCAACCAAAAGAACCCCTGAGGTCCATCCGGGTCCCCACGCAACTTACAACTCGAATCACTCCGACACTGGAACCGCCACCTGCAGGCTCTTTCACACTCCGAACCCTTGTATGGAAGCGAAGATCTGGTGATGTGAGGCCCGATGGGTGAATACTTTGTTTGTTGGCTGCTGTTTGGAGCGATGCCAACCGAGGTGGCGTTGTGCTAGACGCAAAGAAGAAGGCTTTTTGAGAAATCTTCCCAGTAACCGAAGGATGTGACGACAGCAAAACTGACAGGTTGTTGTGTTATAGCTTGCTGTCGGATTCTTGAGAATTATTGTCGAGCGAAAGAAAAGGTCCAAGTATAAAACCACCCACACCAATCACATTTTTGTCTCGTCTTTCTATTTCCTCTGCAGCCAATATAGATTTCAAATACACGACAGTCATTATGAGACTAGCTAGAGCCCTTTTTCTTGCCTCTATGGCCGCCGCTCTTCCTCAAGGCGGGATAATTCCACCATCTcccaccggcgccgactgCTCGTGAGTCTCTGCCCATTTCTCATGTCATACATCGACCCCGTGGGGTCCCTCTTCACAACGGCATCGTCCAAGTCCCTCTCAGTTCACCATTCACGCTTCGCGATCTTGTTACGCGAAAATTTCTTTGCATATGCCTTCAAGGCTATACTAATTTACTCGAACTAGATTCCACCAGGACCACTGGGATTGCGCCGCGCCATGCACGACTCGCACAAGCACTCAACTCCAGATCGCGGCCACGATCACCAACCTGCCTGAGTTCATGGACTCGATGAATGCCAAATTCTCCACCTCTGGTGTGTCTTTCTCTGGGACTACTGTCTTTGTGCACACCTCTCTGTACACCTTCCCCGGCGGCAGTTTCACTGGTTATGGCATCTACGACTCCAACGCCCTCCGTAGCGCCGGCTACAGCATTCTCACATCCCTTTCGGTCTTCACCACGTgtccgacgtcgacggccacTCTGCCCCCTTCTCCTACCGGCAGCCTGTGTAGCCCTCATGGTGATCATTGTAAGTCATATAAAGTGCCCTTTTCCCGTGCCTGTGTGGCTCTAATCGACTTATAGGGCACTGCGAACCGACG belongs to Colletotrichum higginsianum IMI 349063 chromosome 5, whole genome shotgun sequence and includes:
- a CDS encoding EC7 protein, coding for MVSLKILIAVLPLATAMPSLLTSSLEARACVPPSNCGAPIDVCEFCCASTVVPNSALSLRADDTAVPITSASLDFGHSSEYPVSQDNMDQKTAA